The following are encoded together in the Anaerolineales bacterium genome:
- a CDS encoding inositol-3-phosphate synthase → MATKKKVRVAIIGVGNCASSLVQGVHYYRKAKPTDLIPGLMHVNLGGYHIRDIEFTSAFDVVKGKVGKDLSEAIFAYPNNTIKFSEVPKLGVKVYRGMTHDGLGQYVSGVVEKEEGPTDDIIGILKDTKTDVVVSYLPVGSEMATKWYVEQVLEAGCAFVNCIPVFIASSEYWAGRFREHGVPIIGDDIKSQVGATITHRVLTNLFADRGVQMQRTYQLNFGGNMDFYNMLERTRLESKKISKTNAVTSQLPYELPPESIHVGPSDYVPWLTDRKWAYIRMEGISFGDVPLNLELKLEVWDSPNSAGVVIDAVRCAKLALDRGLSGPVLAPSSYFMKAPPKQFRDELARQMVEDYIAGKL, encoded by the coding sequence CCAAGAAGAAAGTGCGTGTGGCGATCATCGGCGTGGGCAACTGCGCCTCGTCGCTGGTCCAGGGCGTCCACTACTACCGCAAAGCCAAGCCCACCGACCTGATCCCGGGGTTGATGCACGTCAATCTGGGTGGCTACCACATCCGGGATATCGAATTCACCTCCGCCTTCGACGTGGTCAAAGGCAAGGTCGGCAAGGACCTGAGCGAGGCGATCTTCGCTTACCCCAACAACACCATCAAGTTCTCCGAAGTGCCAAAGCTGGGTGTCAAGGTGTATCGCGGCATGACCCACGATGGTTTGGGCCAGTATGTCTCCGGCGTGGTCGAGAAAGAGGAAGGCCCGACGGATGACATCATCGGAATCCTGAAGGACACCAAGACCGACGTGGTGGTCTCGTACCTGCCGGTCGGATCCGAAATGGCGACTAAGTGGTACGTCGAGCAGGTGCTCGAGGCGGGCTGCGCTTTCGTCAACTGCATCCCGGTGTTCATCGCCAGCTCGGAGTATTGGGCAGGCCGCTTCCGCGAGCATGGGGTTCCGATCATTGGCGATGACATCAAGAGCCAGGTCGGCGCCACGATCACTCATCGGGTGCTGACCAACCTGTTCGCTGACCGCGGGGTCCAGATGCAGCGCACGTACCAGCTGAACTTCGGCGGCAACATGGACTTCTACAATATGCTTGAGCGAACCCGGCTCGAATCGAAGAAGATCTCAAAGACCAATGCCGTCACCAGCCAACTGCCGTACGAACTGCCGCCCGAGTCGATCCACGTCGGCCCGAGCGACTACGTGCCGTGGCTGACCGACCGCAAGTGGGCCTACATCCGCATGGAAGGCATCAGCTTCGGCGACGTGCCCCTCAACCTCGAGCTCAAGCTGGAGGTCTGGGATTCGCCGAACTCGGCGGGCGTGGTCATCGATGCGGTTCGGTGTGCCAAGCTCGCCCTCGACCGAGGTCTGTCCGGCCCGGTCCTGGCGCCGTCGTCGTACTTCATGAAAGCCCCGCCCAAGCAGTTCAGGGACGAGCTGGCACGCCAGATGGTCGAGGATTACATCGCCGGCAAGCTCTAG